A stretch of the Ctenopharyngodon idella isolate HZGC_01 chromosome 14, HZGC01, whole genome shotgun sequence genome encodes the following:
- the ccna2 gene encoding cyclin-A2, with amino-acid sequence MSSVGQTQGSAVHDSGADIHNQENMLSRLRGASKNRIENRENVNPKPGNRTVLGALENNQRRQPVLRGAKQVSGPQIIACKSEEHGRSFGEKPSTRPPAFQIHVDEPDGACSNKLSTQRATMDCSPLTLNPTVTRLRQPLATIELPMEASFDSPMDMSVIDGEERPTNVNEVSDYATEIHTHLREMEVKSKPKAGYMKKQPDITNSMRAILVDWLVEVGEEYKLQNETLYLAVNYIDRFLSSMSVLRGKLQLVGTAAMLLASKFEEIYPPEVAEFVYITDDTYTKKQVLRMEHLVLTVLSFDLAAPTINQFLTQYFLHQPVSSKVESLSMFLGELSLIDCDPFLKYLPSQTAAAAFILANHTLAGGSWSKALVEMTGYTLEDLMPCIQDLHQTYLGAAQHSQQAVREKYKGSKYHEVSLIEPPEKLMLN; translated from the exons ATGTCATCTGTCGGCCAAACACAAGGAAGCGCGGTTCATGATTCAGGGGCAGATATTCATAACCAGGAAAACATGCTTTCAAGACTACGCGGCGCATCAAAGAATCGGATTGAAAACCGGGAAAATGTCAATCCTAAGCCAGGCAACAGGACTGTTCTGGGCGCCCTGGAGAACAATCAGCGCAGACAACCCGTTCTGCGCGGTGCTAAACAG gtCTCTGGGCCCCAAATAATTGCATGCAAATCTGAAGAACATGGCAGGAGCTTTGGAGAGAAGCCGTCCACCAGGCCACCTGCTTTTCAGATTCATGTAGATGAGCCTGATGGTGCGTGCTCTAACAAACTGTCTACCCAAAGAGCAACCATGGATTGCTCCCCACTCACACTAAATCCCACCGTAACCCGCCTAAGGCAGCCCCTCGCCACTATCGAACTGCCAATGGAAGCCAGTTTTG atTCCCCTATGGATATGTCAGTAATTGATGGTGAGGAGAGGCCCACAAATGTCAATGAAGTCTCAGATTATGCCACAGAAATACACACGCATTTGCGGGAAATGGAG GTCAAGTCAAAACCAAAAGCAggttacatgaagaaacagccTGACATCACAAACAGCATGCGTGCCATCCTAGTGGACTGGTTGGTGGAAGTGGGAGAGGAGTACAAGCTGCAGAACGAGACCCTCTACCTGGCTGTGAACTACATTGATCGCTTTCTGTCTTCCATGTCTGTCCTGAGAGGGAAACTACAGCTGGTGGGCACAGCTGCTATGCTTTTGGCTTC GAAGTTTGAGGAGATCTACCCCCCAGAGGTGGCAGAATTTGTTTACATCACTGATGACACCTACACAAAGAAACAAGTGTTGAGAATGGAGCATCTGGTGTTGACCGTTCTCTCGTTTGATCTTGCTGCTCCAACGATCAATCAGTTCCTCACCCAGTATTTCTTGCACCAGCCTGTGAGCAGCAAAGTGGAAAGCTTATCAATG TTTCTCGGTGAGCTGAGTTTGATAGATTGTGACCCCTTCCTGAAGTACCTCCCATCTCAAACGGCTGCTGCAGCTTTCATTTTGGCCAACCACACACTTGCAGGTGGATCATGG TCGAAGGCACTTGTTGAGATGACTGGCTACACTTTGGAGGACCTTATGCCGTGCATTCAGGATCTACATCAGACCTACCTCGGTGCTGCTCAGCACTCACAGCAGGCTGTTAGGGAGAAATACAAGGGCTCAAA GTACCATGAAGTCTCTCTCATTGAGCCTCCAGAGAAGCTGATGCTGAACTAA